Below is a genomic region from Helianthus annuus cultivar XRQ/B chromosome 2, HanXRQr2.0-SUNRISE, whole genome shotgun sequence.
TATAAACATCAATAATAAAAATATCGCGTCGTTAAGATTTTTACCACATCTCGTGTTTGCCTCGTGTTGACATGAGCAAACGAAAGGGTATAAATATTTGGAGGATACAGAAGTGTCATCAAAATTTAAATATACATTTGTATTTATTTCATAAAAATACTTGAATCTCGATAGGTTTCGTTTTATGATTAAACACGTTTCGCTTTACGGATTTtttttacgaaaaacgggcagacTTTCCTCTGTTTTCGGACGATCCCAAAACACAAGTTGTCGATATAATTCTGAAACTCAACAACAATTTCTATCAacgaaaaatatataaatttatacAAGTTATATAAACACGATTAGTTTACAAGTCCAAATAATTTAATCTTTTACGAGAAAAAATAGTAAGTTTATATATAAACATCAATAATAAAAATATCGCGTCGTTAAGATTTTTACCACATCTCGTGTTTGCCTCGTGTTGACCCGTTGACCACGATTGACTGTTTGGCTGAGTTAACTCGAACAGAAACTGAACCGAATTTGACTCGAGCCGAGACAAAACCCGCACAAGAATCTGAGTCTGACCAAACCGAACCCGATCTGAAGTTGACTGAAATGagacccgaatcttgaaccagaATCTGTCCAAAACAGCACCCGAACCAAACTGAAGCTGATACCCGAACATCAAGCTGCTGACCTGGTTTGACCATACATGACCCGAACACTAAACCTGCTGAACCGTGACTCGACTCAGACAAAACAGACTCAGACAAAACAGACTTGAATCCCAACTGGACCAGGCCCGAGACACCCATCACTTCCGAAACCACCACTGGCACCACCGCCGATCATCATCACCATCggaaacatcatcatcatcggaaACGTAAAAGAAATGGTGAACTGAGATGAGTGCTTACCGGATTTGTCGGGAAAAACGTCGAACATAAAAGAATATTCCACTGCCGTCATTGGCCGTCGCCGGCTGCCGGAAAACGGCGCCTTCGCCGTCGATCCCCCTCCGCATCACTGTTTTCTCTGTCTCTTCgactcttctctctctctctctctctcacttctCATTCATGTTCTCTCTAAAAACAACAGGGGTGTTGCAGGTGTGTGTGTCGCCGGGAAGAGGAGTCGAGTGAACGGGGGTGTGAGGGTGGGTGTGGTTACTGCCGGGTTCTGAGGAGACGAGGGGGTGGGTAGTGACCGAAGAAACAGACGTCCGACAGTCGCCAAGCGCCGCCACCCATAGTGGTGGCCGGCTGATCATCAtcgagggagggagagagagtgagtgGATTTGTGCTGTGGATATATGGATTTGTGAAGAAGATAGAGTGTTTTACGTGTGTGAGTCCTGATTGCAGAGAAAAGAGTTTGAGAGGGAAAAAGGTTTTGTGAGTGGCTGATGTTATAAAAAATGGGATTAGGGTTTTCTCACACACTACAAATATATACTAGGTTAAATCTTGTTttaagtgggcttgggcccaaggcccacaagcccaatcccgTGTTTTGAGTGGCCAATCGTACTTACGAACCCGTTTTCAAAACCCGAACTCTCTGTAACGTCGTAAACTAAAATTTTAGATTTAATAATATGTAAAATAGTGCTAGTAGTCGTTATTCGCGTTTGATCGTCGGTTGCGTAAAAAGCGCGTAAAATGCATCGTTTACCGTTTTAAATCCTTTTTTCAGTCCGGTTTCGACTGTGGATATTAAAATAGAAAGTGAATACAAATTTTCTAAAAACATAGAAATTCggaaatacgaggcgttacaTATATGCTTTGGTCTAGCCTCTCCGTTGTGCACTACCATCTAAGTATTACTCGAGCAGTACCCAGTTCTGACTCGCATCCGTACCTTATGCCCGACAGTTCACTCGGACCAGGGAGCTACCTTGCTAGCTCACCTATAGTGCTCCCAAGAAGCCCTGAATACACCGTTGACCAACTCCTCCAATAGGCTCAGGAAACTACCCCGTCTCCACCAACTACCTTTGAGGAAGCCCTTTGATTGTTACATTTGGCTAGCAGAGCCGTAGCTGCAAGTTTGTCACCACCTCCTTGTCTTCAACATGGTTTCCCCATGTATAGTGCTCAATATCCTCATATGGCAGCTCTCTTGGCTCAACTGAGCGAGCAGCTTGTAGGAGGCCAAATGTGGCAAGCTGCCCAGGTTGGGTCGCAAGCTCAAACCCATCCCAACGTCCAAGCAAGTGTTACCACTAGCGGAGCCAGAGTGAACCTCGATATACCCTCAATTCCTTATAAACCTAGCTCATTATCATGCTTCTCCGAAGAAATATCAACTATGTCTTCCAAACAAAGACAAAGATGCCATCTAATGTTAAGATATACGTTGGTCTGGAAGATCCTGAGGATCATCTCCAAGTCTTTGCAGGAGCTGCTACGGTTGAGTGTTGGAATAACGCTAAATGTTGTCatatgttcatgcaaaccctcatCGGGCTAGCTAGATTATAGTTCTGTGGGCTACCCACTAGAAGCATAAAATCCTTGATGACCTTTATAAAAGCTTCCTTGCCAACTTTAACCCTCAGAAGAGATGTACCGGAGATGCATCAGATACAACAAAAAGATCATGAAGACCTTCGGGCATTCATAGAAAGATTCAATAGGGAGGGTTTGATGTATAGCGGGGCAACTGAGAAAATGAGGGTACCTGCCTTCATGAACGCTATAAAGCCCAAGAAGCTTCTCAGAAGGTTCCATGAAAACAACCCTCAGACAATGGAAGAAGCCTTTGAAAGGGCAGAATCATTCCTGAAGGGTGAAGAAGCTTTGGAAAAGCAAGCATCAAAGAAGAGGGAGCAGGGAAGTTGGATGGAGCTACCTCCTCCGTCCAAAAGGTCAAGGTTCCAACCCTTCGTCGACCGACGGCTCTTCAGGTCTTACAAAGGAAGAAGATTCGAAGATAGAAGAAGACCTCCTCGTCCGAATCAAATTCAGGACAAAGATAAACATAACTTCACCCTCCTTACCAAGACGTCCCAATAAATCTTATCAACTGAAGAGGTCAAGTACAACTTCCGACCTTTATCCAAAGCAGCCAGCATAAGAGATGCACGTAAGTTTTATGCCTTCCACAATGACACGGGGCACCACACTAATGATTGCTATCAGTTGAAAAGGAGAATAAAATAGGCTGTCAAGTCAGGGGAGCTCGCTCACTTGGTGAAGGAAATAAAAGATAAGAAGGAAGTTAGCATAAACATGGTTTGGTCAGAAAGCAAACAAGAAGGGAAAAGGAGGAGGACCATACAACGGAATCAACATTTCATTTACTTCCCCTCTATAGATCCAAACGATAAGCATGAGCACCCAATCATCATGGAAGCCGAGATAGAAGGGGCTTCCCTCGACAGGGTGTACATGGATCCAGGAGCAGCCTTAAATATTATGTATCAAAGATGCTTTGACTTACTCGATAGTGAAACAAAAGCTCACATGCAAGCTACTGACACGTCCCTCAGAAGATTCACTTGGGAAAAAGTACAACCTTTAGGGAAGATAACATTGATCCTATGTTTCAGAGATGGAGACTTATCCAGAACAAAGGAGCTTACTTTCATCGTCGTAAGTTCCCATTAAAGTTATAACTTGTTGATAGGAAGGTCGGGGTTAGCAGCATTTGATGTTGTGTTGTCAACAACACATGGAATGACGAAATTTCCAACAGACAAGGGTATCACTTCGTTGGTACCTACACAAGAAGCCCTTTTGATCGCCTGCATGGAAATAGAGGAAGGGGAATGCAACAAAACAAATGAAGGCCGGATTGAAGAAATAAGCATCAATGAATCCTACCCGAAACAGAAGATAAGAATCAACAATCACCTCCCTGATACCATCAAACAAGGCTGATTGACCTCCTCCGAGGGAACACAAGACGTGTTCGCTTAGTGTTTGGGAGACATGGTGGGAGTACCAAGGGAAGTAGTAGTGCATGCCTTGAACATAGCTCCTACCTACCAGCCTGTCACATAGAAGAAAAGAAGTCTACCACCTGAACGTAGTCAAGCTTCCTGTCAGGAGGTAGAGAGACTAGTGGAAGCTGGTATCCTAAGGGAGGTAAAGTATCACTCTTGGCTAGCAAACCCTGTCATGGTAAAGAAGCCAGATGGCTCTTGGAGAATGTGTGTTGACTTCAAAGATCTTAACAAAGCGTATCCCAAAGACTGCTACCCGTTGCTCGAGATAGACTGGAAGGTGAACTCGCTCACCGATTTTGAATACAAATGCTTCCTAGATGCCTATAAAGGGTATCACCAGACCAATATGGTGAAAGAAGATGAGGAGAAGACAGCGTTCCTTACTGATAAGGGTATCTTCTATTACAAAAAGATGCCTTTTGGATTGAAGAACACCGGGGCACCATATCAACGTCTTGCGGACAAGGCTTTTGCCGAACATATCAGAAGGAATATGGAAGCATACGTTGATGATCTTGTAAAAAAGATTCACACGGGAGAAGACATGCTCCAAGACATCAAGGAGACGTTTCAcaatctcaaaacaatcaataTGAAATTAAACCCAAACAAGTGCTCCTTTGGGTTTGAGGAAGGAAAGTTACTCGGTCACATTGTGGGGAAACAAAGCATAAAAGCAAATCCAGACAAGGTCCGAGTGGTTATAGAAATGAAGTCCTCAAGAACTAAAAAGGAAGTTGAAAGCCTTAATGGGAAAATAGCAGCTCTCAAGCGCTTCCCCCCCAAGTCAGCAGAAATATCACTACCATTCTTTAAGACACTAAAGACGTGTGCCGATAAGAAAAACTTTATGTGGACGGAGGAAGTGGAGGCAACCTTCATAGCACTCAAGGAGCTCATAGCTTCCCTGCCAACCATGGCAGCACCTAGGAAAGAATAAACAATCATAGTTTACCTGTCAGCAGGTTCGCAGACTATAAACATCTCATTTACTTTGTGGTCCACGAGCCCTATGCTCACGATCTAAGCTAACAGCTCCTTAAAAATGTTTATCCGTAGGACAAGAAGCGATAAGCTCTGTGCTTGTGGTGGAAAGAGGGTAGGAGCAGATACCTGTATACTTTGTAAGCAAGGTTCTAAAGGCAGCTGAGGTCAATTACTCCGCAATCGAGAAGCTGGTACTACCACTAGTAGACATGGCTAAAAGACTAAGGATATACTTTCAGGCTCATCCAATTTAGGTTCTTACTGATCAACCAACCACTGAGGTCCATACTGGGAAAACCTGAAGACTCATGAAGGTTAGCTAAGTGGGCCATAGGGTTGGGGGAACACAAGATTGAGTATGTACCAAGAAAGGCTTACAAAGGACAAGTATTGGCAGATTTCTTGACATAAATGCTAGTATAGAAGGTTCCGGTGATGGTCTCATCATAACAGACCTCCACGGAACCGAACATACTTATGTACTTCGTCTTGATTTTCCCTGTACAAATAATgaagctgaatatgaagccttgttAGTTGGGTTGCAATTAGCAAAAATCATGAAGGTCGAGGAGCTGCATGCTTTCACTGATTCAAGATTGGTGGCTAGTTTCAAATCTTGCTCACTAAGTCAAGTATCAAGAACAAAGAACAAGTAGGCAGATGCCTTGAGTAAGCTAGCGTCCTTGACATTTGCACACCTCACAAAGAAGGTACTCGTGGAAGTGCTTAAAGCAAGATCTATTGAAGAAGCTGAAATCCAAGATGTGGTGATAGAAAGCTAAGATACATGGATGACACTCATCCAACAATTCCTGCAAGAAGGGAAGCTCCTTCCACAGAATCAGAGGCCGCAAAGATAAGGATGAAAGCCAAGCAATATGTCCTAGAAGAAGGAAGGCTTTACAAGAAAGGTTTACAAGAAGCACCCTACCACAGAATCAGAGGCTGCCAAGATAAGGACGAAAGCCAACCAAAGCAAACAATTCCTGCAAGAAGGGAAGCTCCCTTCCACAAATCAGCAATAAACACCAACTTGTTTTTGCTATTCCCGCTTCATTATAACTCCGTTTCGTGCACGGTTTTCGCCTACATTCATTATTTTCCGAGTACTATCATATGGAATTGGCCTTAAACCTTGGATCTTGATGCGGGTTGAGGGTTACGTTCTCAAACTTGTGTTTGAGATTCCGAGTACGCTTGGGTTCAGTTTTATGCACCATTTAAACCTACTTGCTCCTTAGTATACGAAGTATATCTTGGGGCTTTGAATGGATCTTATTGATAGATCAAGGATGGAGAAAAAATGGTAAGGAAGTCACCCGAATGTCATCTTATGACAAAATAGGAATGCAACATGTAGAGCTTCTTACTTGCTATCATTTACATCTAAACCCTCCAAAACACATTATCCTATGTTAAGGCATGTATATTTGAGTGTTAGGTGTGTTCATGAAGTCTACAAAGTTTTTGATCAACTTAAGGAAAACCTTCATCTTAGACCTTGAGAGATGGATGGTTGCTTCAAAATACATGGAAATGAATTTACAAACTTATCTAAAACATGTATAAGATTATAAATCACCTGATATGATAGTTAATGTGCAGGATGAATGTGTTGTTAGTGATGAGTTTCTTATTCAGAGCATGCATGCTTGTTCCAATACGACAGTTTAAAGGGAACCTTTTGCCATGAATTTGTTATAGAAAGTATATGCGATATCTTAGTTGTACCTGCTCAACCGAGGAACTTCATTCATGGAATTAGCATAGAAACTTAATCTTCTGTAAAGTAATTGTTTATTCAAGAAGTATATATTATTTGACGATATATTTATTTACAACTTATACGAGTAAAGATTCGGTAACATAAAGACATACCTTTTCCTTTCCACGAATTGATAAAGCTACACTGAGACTTTACCAAGAGGCGTGTTTTGAACACATACAAAATGCATGATGTTTACCACATAAAACAATGAACAATTTGttcaattatatcatcaaaaTATAATCTGACTACCAATGACCATGATACTCTGAACCAATAAATATGACAACCATGTCATTGGTTTGCAGACCATTATCATGCATTAGAAATCAATATGTTTCACAAAGATGATGGCATTGCTATTAGACTTTATTACGGCGATGCAATTGTTTCTTGTCGAAGTTAACAAACAAACCAACAGTCGAAAGTATAAACCGGAAGATTTTGAAAGTGGATGAAATAAGACAAACTAGATTAACACAAactggttgttgatgatgatgatcattCAGATCTTCCGACAcaatgtgtatatacatataccAAGCGGCGTGATGTTTGGATCTCCAACCGCTTGcacataataataatattaataataataataataataataataataataataataataataataataataataataataattagcaTCATCAtaatcagcatcatcatcatcatactcaataaatcccaccaatagcaaagctaaagtagggtctaaggagggtaagatgtagacaaccttacctctaccctataggaatagagagactgccgATAGTAGgtttgatgatgataatgaagtTACTACTAGGGGCCAAAAAGGATAGAAAAATTAGCATTGAGGGTTGAAATGTCAAAAGATTCCTTTTTAGGATAATAAGGTTAATGTGACTTAACCACATGGGctaaaacgtaatttac
It encodes:
- the LOC110923646 gene encoding uncharacterized protein LOC110923646, producing MGVSGLVQLGFKSVLSESVLSESSHGSAGLVFGSCMVKPGQQLDVRVSASVWFGCCFGQILVQDSGLISVNFRSGSVWSDSDSCAGFVSARVKFGSVSVRVNSAKQSIVVNGSTRGKHEMWLLI